The following are encoded together in the Petrotoga olearia DSM 13574 genome:
- a CDS encoding L-fucose/L-arabinose isomerase family protein, translating to MVDKKKPTIGVLGIMQELYDKTYPKIVETQSNYVKEVIKELGDIAEFKFIKPARNRKDIEEIVETYNNDNEIDGIMIMMLTYSPGQRIVPALKKNNLPIMLANIQPLSSVTKDWDMELLTYNQGIHGAQDNMNAIVRLGINCPVVTGNWKEEEFKNFVKDWSLAAQAAKACKNLRIAVVGRMPGMGDITFDSSALLKKLGVEIVDESMGKIYSYFEKVTKKEIEDVKAENAKNFEIDPNLKEDQHDFAAKFQVAIEKFLEDNSYDGYSIYFDSVKDDGRFEQLPLMAASNLMAKGYGYGAEGDALGAAVVKIGHILGTNGHFTEMYAMDFERDSVFMSHMGEGNWKVARKDKPIKLIDRFLGIGDLNNPPTVVFNVQPGEGTITSLAPLSEGNFRLVVSKGEVIDSENYSNVEMPYFHFKPDTGVRNAMTNWLKNGGTHHQCFNIGDITRRWELFAKMVGIEYVRV from the coding sequence ATGGTAGATAAGAAAAAACCCACAATTGGAGTATTAGGAATTATGCAGGAACTGTATGACAAAACTTATCCTAAAATAGTTGAAACTCAATCTAACTACGTTAAAGAAGTTATTAAAGAATTAGGAGATATAGCAGAATTCAAATTTATTAAGCCTGCTAGAAATAGAAAAGACATTGAAGAAATAGTTGAAACTTATAACAACGATAATGAAATAGATGGAATTATGATTATGATGTTGACTTACAGTCCAGGTCAAAGAATTGTTCCCGCGTTAAAAAAGAATAATTTGCCGATAATGCTCGCAAATATTCAACCTTTATCTTCTGTAACAAAAGACTGGGATATGGAACTTTTAACTTACAACCAAGGAATACACGGGGCACAAGATAACATGAATGCAATAGTTAGATTAGGTATCAATTGTCCCGTGGTTACAGGAAATTGGAAAGAGGAAGAATTCAAAAACTTTGTGAAAGATTGGAGTCTGGCAGCTCAAGCAGCAAAAGCTTGTAAAAATTTAAGAATCGCAGTTGTTGGAAGAATGCCTGGGATGGGGGATATTACCTTTGATTCATCCGCGTTATTAAAAAAACTTGGAGTTGAAATAGTAGACGAAAGCATGGGGAAGATATATTCTTACTTTGAAAAAGTAACAAAGAAAGAGATCGAAGATGTTAAAGCAGAAAACGCAAAGAACTTTGAAATTGATCCTAATCTAAAAGAAGACCAACACGACTTTGCAGCAAAATTTCAGGTTGCCATTGAAAAGTTCCTTGAAGATAACAGCTACGATGGATACAGTATCTACTTCGATTCCGTAAAAGATGACGGAAGGTTCGAACAGTTACCGTTAATGGCCGCCTCTAATTTAATGGCAAAAGGATATGGATATGGAGCAGAAGGGGATGCACTTGGAGCTGCGGTTGTAAAAATAGGACATATCTTAGGCACTAACGGACATTTCACAGAGATGTATGCTATGGATTTTGAAAGAGACTCCGTTTTTATGAGCCATATGGGAGAAGGTAATTGGAAAGTAGCAAGAAAAGATAAACCAATAAAACTCATAGACAGATTTTTAGGTATAGGAGATTTAAACAATCCACCAACAGTTGTATTCAACGTGCAGCCAGGTGAAGGAACCATAACTTCCTTAGCCCCCTTAAGCGAAGGAAATTTCAGGTTAGTTGTTTCAAAAGGCGAAGTTATAGACAGTGAGAATTATTCGAATGTTGAAATGCCGTATTTTCATTTCAAGCCAGATACAGGAGTAAGAAATGCGATGACTAACTGGCTCAAAAACGGAGGAACTCATCACCAATGCTTTAACATCGGAGATATTACAAGGAGGTGGGAACTGTTTGCAAAAATGGTCGGAATTGAGTATGTAAGGGTATGA